The following proteins come from a genomic window of Achromobacter sp. AONIH1:
- a CDS encoding sugar ABC transporter, translated as MVGERRRRRWLNALIVVAPVACALIYALSIATPRYEAESRFFVQSGSGQQGGGAMAASLLTTGNSGGMLGGFVDGWAVSDFLKSRDCMRQLDRKIGLRQILLNAGMDPVNHLSEDSSEDDLYRAYRASVQVSFNALEQIDVLRVRAYSPQDAETLSRALIGLAEEFVSSMNEKGVADKLKVSEESVRLAEQKALAAREALTAWRTTHGNIDPTATVAMLLNLSSQLETELSGAQVNLDKIRALGNKDHFMLKPAETQVAALKKRLATVRQRLSGDGNTEARQLKSYEALRNTQAFADSNLTLAQQSYQQAVTDALRLQRYLSIIAQPVSTDRPSSPRTAILLLQALALGFVLMFVLRAAMALLRGLRHG; from the coding sequence ATGGTGGGCGAGCGCCGCCGACGCCGCTGGCTCAACGCCCTCATCGTGGTGGCGCCGGTAGCCTGCGCGCTGATCTACGCGCTCAGCATCGCGACGCCGCGCTATGAAGCGGAATCGCGCTTCTTCGTGCAATCGGGTTCCGGCCAGCAGGGCGGCGGGGCCATGGCGGCCAGCCTGCTCACCACGGGCAACTCGGGCGGCATGCTGGGCGGCTTCGTCGACGGCTGGGCGGTCAGCGACTTCCTCAAGTCGCGCGACTGCATGCGGCAGCTCGACAGGAAGATCGGCCTGCGCCAGATCCTGCTCAACGCCGGCATGGACCCGGTCAACCACCTGTCCGAGGATTCGAGCGAAGACGACCTCTACCGCGCCTACCGCGCCTCGGTCCAGGTTTCCTTCAATGCGCTGGAGCAGATCGACGTGCTGCGCGTGCGCGCCTACTCGCCGCAGGACGCCGAAACCCTGTCGCGCGCCCTGATCGGTCTGGCGGAGGAATTCGTCAGCTCCATGAACGAAAAGGGCGTGGCCGACAAGCTGAAGGTGAGCGAGGAATCGGTCAGGCTGGCCGAACAGAAGGCGCTGGCGGCCCGCGAGGCGCTGACGGCCTGGCGCACCACCCACGGCAATATCGATCCCACGGCCACGGTGGCCATGCTGCTGAACCTGTCCAGTCAGCTGGAAACGGAACTGAGCGGCGCGCAGGTCAACCTGGACAAGATCCGCGCGCTGGGCAACAAGGACCACTTCATGCTCAAGCCCGCCGAAACGCAGGTCGCGGCGCTGAAAAAGCGGCTGGCGACCGTGCGCCAGCGCCTGAGCGGCGACGGCAACACCGAGGCCAGGCAACTGAAATCCTATGAGGCGCTGCGCAATACCCAGGCTTTCGCGGACTCGAACCTGACCCTGGCGCAGCAGTCGTACCAGCAGGCCGTGACCGATGCCCTGCGTCTGCAACGCTACCTGTCCATCATCGCGCAGCCGGTGTCCACCGACCGGCCCAGCAGTCCGCGCACCGCCATCCTGCTGCTGCAGGCGCTGGCGCTGGGCTTCGTGCTGATGTTCGTGCTGCGCGCGGCGATGGCCTTGCTGAGGGGATTGCGCCATGGTTGA
- a CDS encoding polysaccharide lyase family 1 protein translates to MLHGGAALASESCASPDERCAFVSALLQQREGYGAKATGGLGGRFIEVTSDQDSGPGTLRATLAQAKKGPTWIRFASDMTIVLDKQLRVPSNTTIDGRGRRVALIDDGLGVYGSQNVILTHLTIDGRLNRLTQAVNVANGSRDVWVDHLDLSRMSDRLLNVKNGSTDVTISWTKFHNSNKVMLLNNITSKNLFENYDRDAIARVTLHHNYFFNTVQRNPRGQFGTFHLFNNLLENWDFYGMSFSLEAKALVEGNIFNNDAKRQCVEPEFFPTVEGVKVNYCRYIPEAARRSALDNGASDEGAYQNLKAQNGYTRDYKAFLRLKDNLYLGDAKPVLQDYRPEAAPTPPYCYGYERPTAELADRIRKYAGNTSGDTPLPAARAGTGCAP, encoded by the coding sequence CTGCTGCATGGCGGCGCGGCGCTGGCGAGCGAGTCCTGCGCCAGCCCCGATGAGCGCTGTGCCTTTGTCTCCGCGCTGCTGCAACAGCGCGAAGGCTACGGCGCCAAGGCCACGGGCGGGCTGGGCGGACGCTTCATCGAAGTCACCTCCGACCAGGATTCAGGCCCGGGAACGCTGCGCGCCACGCTGGCGCAGGCCAAGAAAGGTCCGACCTGGATCCGCTTCGCGTCCGACATGACGATCGTGCTGGACAAGCAGCTGCGCGTGCCGTCCAACACCACCATCGACGGACGCGGCCGGCGCGTGGCGTTGATCGACGACGGCCTGGGCGTGTATGGCAGCCAGAACGTCATCCTGACCCATCTGACCATCGACGGCCGCCTGAACCGGCTCACGCAGGCCGTGAACGTGGCCAACGGCAGCCGCGACGTCTGGGTCGATCACCTGGACCTGTCGCGCATGTCGGACCGGCTGCTCAACGTGAAGAACGGTTCGACGGACGTGACGATATCGTGGACCAAGTTCCACAACTCGAACAAGGTCATGCTGCTCAACAACATCACGTCCAAGAACCTGTTCGAGAACTACGACCGCGACGCGATCGCGCGCGTGACGCTGCACCACAACTACTTCTTCAACACGGTGCAGCGCAATCCCCGGGGGCAGTTCGGCACCTTTCATCTATTCAACAACCTGCTGGAGAACTGGGACTTCTACGGCATGAGCTTCAGCCTGGAAGCCAAGGCCTTGGTCGAGGGCAACATCTTCAACAACGACGCCAAGCGCCAATGCGTGGAGCCGGAGTTCTTCCCAACGGTGGAAGGCGTCAAGGTGAACTACTGCCGCTACATCCCCGAGGCCGCCAGGCGCAGCGCGCTGGACAACGGCGCGTCGGACGAGGGCGCCTATCAGAACCTGAAAGCCCAGAATGGCTACACGCGCGACTACAAGGCCTTCCTGCGGCTGAAGGACAATCTGTACCTGGGCGACGCCAAGCCGGTATTGCAGGACTATCGACCGGAAGCCGCGCCCACGCCGCCATATTGCTATGGCTATGAACGGCCCACGGCGGAACTGGCGGACAGGATCCGCAAGTACGCGGGGAATACGTCGGGGGATACGCCGCTGCCGGCGGCGCGGGCCGGGACGGGCTGCGCGCCGTAA
- a CDS encoding nucleotide sugar dehydrogenase: MCGLGYVGLPVAVAFSKRFDVIGFDVDKRRIASLKAGNDWTGEIEREALLASPMQFTDQVTELQGCDFFVVAVPTPVDEKNNPDFSLLVKACRSIGPVLRPGCIVVFESTVHPGATEDICGPELEKASGLRCGVDFKLGYSPERINPGDREHPLEKIVKIVSGQDQESLDHIAGVYEQIIDAGVHRASSIKVAEAAKVLENTQRDINIALMNEMSKICDLIGIRTADVLNAAGTKWNFLKFTPGLVGGHCIGVDPYYLTSKAQELGYHPEVILSGRRINDGMASHVAARVVQTLARNGRLNASTRVGILGMTFKENVPDIRNSKVVDLYRALGDYGITPVACDPMVDAEQMQHEYGISLVPRDQFRDMDVLILAVPHRETMDTIWEDLPGLVKTGGMVCDLKSVLDSRRLQSDLLYWTL, from the coding sequence GTGTGTGGCCTTGGTTATGTCGGCCTGCCCGTGGCCGTGGCATTTTCCAAGCGCTTTGACGTCATCGGTTTTGACGTGGACAAGCGGCGGATCGCCAGTCTGAAAGCCGGAAACGACTGGACAGGCGAGATCGAACGCGAAGCCTTGCTGGCTTCCCCGATGCAATTCACCGACCAGGTGACGGAACTGCAGGGTTGCGATTTCTTCGTGGTGGCCGTGCCGACGCCGGTCGACGAGAAGAACAATCCCGATTTCTCCCTGCTGGTGAAAGCCTGCCGTTCGATCGGCCCCGTGCTGCGCCCGGGCTGCATCGTGGTCTTCGAATCCACCGTCCACCCCGGCGCCACCGAGGACATCTGCGGCCCCGAACTGGAAAAGGCCTCCGGCCTGCGCTGCGGCGTGGACTTCAAGCTGGGCTACAGCCCGGAGCGCATCAACCCGGGCGACCGCGAGCACCCGCTGGAGAAGATCGTCAAGATCGTGTCCGGCCAGGACCAGGAATCGCTGGATCACATCGCGGGCGTCTACGAGCAGATCATCGACGCCGGCGTGCACCGCGCCTCCTCCATCAAGGTGGCCGAAGCGGCCAAGGTGCTGGAAAACACGCAGCGCGACATCAACATCGCGCTGATGAACGAGATGTCCAAGATCTGCGACCTGATCGGCATCCGCACCGCCGACGTGCTGAACGCGGCCGGCACCAAGTGGAACTTCCTGAAGTTCACGCCCGGCCTGGTGGGCGGCCACTGCATCGGCGTCGATCCCTACTACCTGACCTCCAAGGCGCAGGAACTGGGCTATCACCCGGAAGTCATCCTGTCGGGCCGCCGCATCAACGACGGCATGGCCAGCCATGTGGCAGCGCGCGTGGTGCAGACGCTGGCCCGCAACGGCCGCCTGAACGCGTCGACCCGGGTCGGCATCCTGGGCATGACGTTCAAGGAGAACGTGCCCGACATCCGCAACTCCAAGGTGGTCGACCTGTATCGCGCGCTGGGCGACTACGGCATCACGCCCGTGGCGTGCGACCCGATGGTCGACGCGGAGCAGATGCAGCACGAGTACGGCATCAGCCTCGTGCCGCGCGATCAGTTCCGCGACATGGACGTGCTGATCCTGGCAGTGCCGCACCGAGAAACCATGGACACCATCTGGGAAGACCTGCCAGGCCTGGTGAAGACGGGCGGCATGGTGTGCGACCTGAAATCCGTGCTGGACAGCCGCCGGCTTCAGTCCGACCTCTTGTACTGGACACTCTGA
- a CDS encoding tetratricopeptide repeat protein: MVDATIERRGARDATEPDAATRLRDVIQRILEATDPAQAMAALGPALAQAADGWRDARRLLVSPWVRQARYAPAIAALETMVAAYPARVDERRLLASLLGRTEQWDRAIAQADAAAGIAPEDASLHAARIQLRVQAGRIEDAAGVARQTHSLALAAPADAHWWMLAYARHGDAAEAAGIAAALDATNLPNARVATVAVRALLDDDRIAAAIRLGDAALEAGHDSPPLRASLGLAHLRRATEDDRKIHALAHFQAGLAAAPSDVRLLTLHGETLLRAGRYKDAVPPLEQAIALAPELEQTRALYARALRYTQRYDEAADQLLHLVMKSPDKPLWQRSAIGALSQAGRPREAEALFERYVAQRGLRLPPTFREALDQLDERLDSAPIPQARLDWAWSLRGDAQADRKHWERRARWGHLVDHLLFDWLECREDSVEEAMQLLGELDTGERFFAPLLAAGRGVVVATAHVGPMYAGLMALELLGIPSRWLATAPRIARSSYAAALISTADQTEAQVAKACMRALASGHVLCLAVDGAANPAAPRASFAGQEVTYSGFAAHLAHRQGVPSVFYAPRWENCRVAYTLALLPAATPGEDADAYALRWRQAYFEHLRTHVAGPPENLRLSGGIWRHVQAADRSAPR, encoded by the coding sequence ATGGTTGACGCGACGATCGAACGGCGCGGCGCGCGCGACGCCACGGAACCGGACGCCGCCACGCGGCTGCGTGATGTGATCCAGCGCATCCTGGAGGCGACCGATCCCGCGCAGGCCATGGCGGCACTGGGGCCGGCGCTTGCGCAGGCGGCGGACGGCTGGCGCGACGCGCGCCGCCTGCTGGTGTCGCCCTGGGTGCGCCAGGCCCGCTACGCGCCGGCGATCGCCGCGCTGGAGACAATGGTCGCCGCCTACCCCGCGCGCGTGGACGAGCGCCGCCTGCTCGCCAGCCTGCTGGGCCGCACCGAGCAATGGGACCGCGCCATCGCCCAGGCCGACGCCGCCGCCGGCATCGCGCCCGAAGACGCCAGCCTGCACGCCGCGCGCATACAGCTGCGCGTTCAGGCCGGTCGGATCGAGGACGCCGCCGGGGTCGCGCGCCAGACGCACTCCCTGGCGCTGGCCGCGCCCGCCGACGCGCACTGGTGGATGCTGGCCTACGCGCGCCACGGCGACGCGGCCGAGGCGGCCGGCATCGCGGCGGCATTGGACGCGACGAACCTGCCGAACGCGCGCGTGGCCACGGTGGCCGTGCGCGCCCTGCTCGACGACGACAGGATAGCGGCGGCCATCCGATTGGGCGACGCCGCGCTGGAAGCGGGCCACGACAGCCCGCCCCTGCGCGCCTCGCTGGGCCTGGCGCACCTGCGCCGCGCCACCGAAGACGACCGCAAGATCCATGCGCTGGCGCATTTCCAGGCGGGGCTTGCGGCCGCTCCGTCGGACGTGCGGCTGTTGACGCTGCATGGCGAAACGCTGCTGCGCGCCGGACGCTACAAGGACGCCGTGCCGCCGCTGGAACAGGCCATCGCCCTGGCGCCGGAACTGGAACAGACCCGCGCCCTGTATGCGCGCGCGCTGCGCTACACGCAACGATACGACGAGGCCGCCGATCAGCTCCTGCATCTGGTCATGAAGTCTCCGGACAAGCCGCTATGGCAGCGCTCGGCCATCGGCGCGCTATCGCAGGCGGGCCGCCCGCGCGAGGCCGAGGCGCTGTTCGAGCGGTATGTCGCGCAACGCGGCCTGCGCCTGCCGCCGACCTTCCGGGAAGCCCTGGACCAATTGGACGAGCGGCTCGATAGCGCGCCGATTCCACAGGCGCGCCTGGACTGGGCCTGGTCGCTGCGCGGCGACGCACAGGCCGACCGCAAGCACTGGGAACGCCGCGCGCGCTGGGGCCATCTGGTGGATCATCTACTGTTCGACTGGCTCGAATGCCGCGAGGACAGCGTCGAAGAGGCCATGCAGCTGCTGGGCGAACTGGACACCGGCGAACGGTTCTTCGCGCCGCTGCTGGCGGCGGGCCGGGGCGTGGTGGTCGCCACCGCCCACGTCGGTCCCATGTACGCCGGCCTGATGGCGCTGGAATTGCTGGGCATTCCGTCGCGCTGGCTGGCGACGGCGCCTCGCATCGCCCGGAGCAGCTACGCCGCCGCCCTGATCTCCACCGCCGACCAGACCGAGGCGCAGGTCGCCAAGGCCTGCATGCGCGCGCTGGCATCGGGCCATGTGCTGTGCCTGGCCGTGGACGGCGCGGCCAATCCCGCCGCGCCGCGCGCGTCCTTCGCGGGACAGGAAGTGACGTATTCCGGTTTCGCGGCCCATCTGGCGCATCGCCAGGGCGTGCCGTCAGTGTTCTATGCGCCTCGCTGGGAGAACTGCAGGGTGGCCTACACGCTGGCGCTGCTGCCCGCCGCGACGCCCGGCGAGGACGCCGACGCCTATGCCCTGCGCTGGCGGCAGGCCTATTTCGAACATCTGCGCACGCATGTGGCCGGTCCGCCGGAGAACCTGCGCCTGAGCGGCGGCATCTGGCGTCATGTGCAGGCCGCGGATCGATCCGCGCCGCGTTAA
- a CDS encoding ATPase encodes MIHLNGVTDEPYAFGSRQPLLAGADLDIPVGRYALLSPAPELHRQIVDVLCGLRPPRQGFVKHEGSVSWAIGRQGFIRGKATGLNMIELTCQMYEIDADATRELVADLVSDPTTLARPMEHWPLHARQEFSFALALAPAFDVYVIEGAIPFEPCRFTRLWLALFEQRLIGRTLILSSYRQNQLADYCLKGLIYERSALRIEDDLDQCIRKFPPRRSRSESGSAGDDVLGGFDEGQLGL; translated from the coding sequence ATGATCCATCTCAATGGCGTGACGGACGAACCCTATGCCTTCGGCAGCCGGCAGCCGCTGCTCGCCGGGGCCGATCTCGACATTCCGGTCGGGCGCTACGCCCTGCTCTCGCCCGCGCCCGAGCTGCACCGTCAGATCGTGGACGTGCTCTGCGGTCTGCGTCCGCCGCGCCAGGGCTTCGTCAAGCATGAAGGCAGCGTGTCCTGGGCCATCGGCCGGCAGGGTTTCATTCGCGGCAAGGCGACCGGCCTGAACATGATCGAGCTGACCTGCCAGATGTACGAGATCGACGCCGACGCCACCCGCGAACTGGTGGCGGATCTGGTCAGCGATCCCACGACCCTGGCGCGGCCCATGGAACATTGGCCGCTGCATGCGCGGCAGGAGTTTTCGTTCGCGCTGGCGCTGGCGCCGGCGTTCGACGTCTACGTGATCGAAGGCGCCATTCCCTTCGAACCCTGCCGTTTCACCCGTCTCTGGCTGGCGCTGTTCGAGCAACGGCTGATCGGCAGGACGCTCATTCTTTCCAGTTATCGCCAGAACCAGTTGGCGGACTATTGCCTCAAGGGCCTGATTTATGAACGAAGCGCACTCCGCATCGAAGACGACCTCGACCAGTGCATCCGCAAATTCCCCCCGCGACGCTCAAGAAGCGAATCCGGCAGCGCAGGCGACGACGTTCTCGGCGGATTCGACGAGGGCCAGCTCGGCCTCTGA
- a CDS encoding glycosyltransferase codes for MNPPLTTDRKHAESDLPEVQARLEEIVAASGRVQVAQDNLARAQALARDHMADSKVRFLLLRLQEAAGLNEGLSEQWTTLLRECPDDLEIVRYCATRLVKERHVEDALALVERHLPESSDNPARLFARAKLLSDIRAHEQSDALFRRLISQHTDRNMRVEFAKRLRKRGLLADAFDVIAPVARHLAPGSKAAELADALASDYAFYQRLEPESALVGKDIRIVSMKHAILHFRDRHLPEQGPEKPVSVALVTGSLGPGGAERQLTRLAGELTRLAEQPGQVPLDLLPKPEKVEVLVKQHTEPSGSAKKQGLDFFLPVLVKAQIPVTEINKLPPVSVSHQSVPEGRLGRLLEQLPPPVHYGVTRLAPVLRTNPFDVVSLWQDGTCLFGALAALLAGAPTIHLVFRGLPPNIRKDRFREEYPELYQALAQVPGVHFVSNSRKAAEAYSEWLGIPIVRFHVLYNGVPDLATDAAATDQDKWRAFQENTADATETIGGVFRLEPDKRPQLWIKLAALYLKQRPRARFVIVGDGRLHENIVALAEELQVTERLLLVGLSNHVGYWYSQMDAKVLLSRYEGLPNVLIEAQLLGVPVVSTPAGGAGECFVEDQTGHLLGDVEHPDLHEACDKVASIVDRVRDDPALKAQSRTRAQHLFSLDAMLAKFLSLCVPVMPESENDECMDMAPMRLMQA; via the coding sequence ATGAATCCGCCCCTGACCACCGATCGCAAGCACGCCGAGTCCGACCTTCCCGAGGTCCAGGCGCGGCTGGAGGAAATCGTCGCGGCATCGGGCAGGGTCCAGGTCGCGCAGGACAACCTGGCGCGCGCGCAGGCGCTGGCGCGTGATCACATGGCCGATTCCAAGGTCCGCTTCCTGCTGCTGCGGCTGCAGGAAGCCGCGGGCCTGAACGAAGGCCTGTCCGAACAGTGGACCACGCTGTTGCGGGAATGCCCCGATGACCTGGAGATCGTGCGCTACTGCGCGACGCGCCTGGTCAAGGAACGGCATGTCGAGGACGCGCTGGCCCTGGTCGAGCGCCATCTGCCCGAGTCCAGCGACAATCCCGCCCGGCTGTTCGCCCGCGCCAAACTGCTGAGCGACATTCGCGCGCATGAGCAATCCGACGCGCTGTTCCGCCGGCTGATCTCGCAGCACACCGACCGCAACATGCGCGTGGAATTCGCCAAGCGCCTGCGCAAGCGGGGGCTGCTGGCGGATGCGTTCGACGTCATCGCGCCCGTCGCGCGGCACCTGGCGCCCGGCAGCAAGGCTGCCGAGCTGGCCGACGCGCTGGCAAGCGACTACGCCTTCTATCAGCGCCTGGAGCCCGAATCGGCGCTGGTCGGCAAGGACATCCGGATCGTGTCGATGAAGCACGCGATCCTGCACTTCCGCGACCGGCACCTGCCCGAACAGGGGCCGGAAAAACCGGTCTCGGTCGCGCTGGTGACCGGCAGCCTTGGCCCCGGCGGCGCCGAGCGCCAGCTGACGCGACTGGCAGGCGAACTGACCCGCCTGGCGGAACAGCCGGGGCAGGTGCCCCTGGACCTGCTGCCGAAGCCGGAAAAAGTCGAAGTGCTGGTCAAGCAGCACACCGAGCCGTCGGGCTCGGCCAAGAAGCAAGGCCTGGACTTCTTCCTGCCCGTGCTGGTCAAGGCGCAGATCCCGGTCACGGAGATCAACAAGCTGCCGCCGGTCTCGGTGTCCCATCAATCCGTGCCGGAGGGCCGCCTGGGCCGGCTGCTGGAACAGCTGCCGCCGCCGGTGCACTACGGCGTGACGCGGCTGGCGCCGGTGCTGCGGACGAACCCGTTCGACGTGGTCAGCCTGTGGCAGGACGGCACCTGCCTGTTCGGCGCGCTGGCGGCGCTGCTGGCGGGCGCGCCCACCATCCACCTGGTGTTCCGAGGGCTGCCGCCGAACATCCGCAAGGACCGCTTCCGCGAAGAGTATCCCGAGCTGTACCAGGCCCTGGCCCAGGTGCCCGGCGTGCACTTCGTCAGCAACAGCCGCAAGGCGGCCGAGGCCTATTCGGAATGGCTCGGCATTCCCATCGTGCGCTTCCATGTGCTGTACAACGGCGTGCCGGATCTTGCCACCGACGCCGCCGCCACGGACCAGGACAAATGGCGGGCGTTCCAGGAAAACACGGCCGATGCCACGGAAACCATCGGCGGCGTGTTCCGCCTGGAACCGGACAAACGGCCGCAGCTGTGGATCAAGCTCGCGGCGCTCTACCTGAAGCAGCGCCCGCGGGCGCGCTTCGTCATCGTCGGCGACGGCCGGCTGCACGAGAACATCGTGGCGCTGGCGGAAGAGCTGCAGGTGACGGAGCGATTGCTGCTCGTCGGCCTGTCCAACCATGTGGGCTACTGGTATTCACAGATGGACGCCAAGGTGCTGCTGTCGCGCTACGAAGGCCTGCCCAATGTGCTGATCGAGGCCCAGTTGCTGGGTGTGCCGGTGGTCTCCACGCCCGCCGGCGGCGCGGGCGAGTGCTTCGTCGAGGACCAGACCGGCCACCTGCTGGGCGATGTCGAGCATCCGGACCTGCACGAGGCCTGCGACAAGGTGGCCTCGATCGTGGACCGCGTGCGCGACGACCCGGCCCTGAAGGCGCAGAGCCGCACGCGGGCGCAGCACCTGTTCTCGCTGGACGCGATGCTGGCCAAGTTCCTGAGCCTGTGCGTGCCCGTCATGCCCGAATCGGAGAACGATGAATGCATGGACATGGCGCCGATGCGCCTGATGCAGGCCTGA
- a CDS encoding polysaccharide biosynthesis/export family protein, with translation MQMTVPAAGPRRIAAPALLLITVLTLSGCQLPRSGPMLSEMTGAHEKDVIVMPVSRELARASRVADVADFPVRYRDLTQAGFDRLVPGDGINVKVWERGGLGVFAADPSGVSDLGVQELDRNGNVSFPILGKFQAGGMTLAQLHDAIVARLSRLVAGADVSVTRAADARGQMVTVQGNLTKPGMYPITQTAQRLSSALAQAAPVQTNPEQLVISLRRDNQVASVRLSDIYRNQNNDILLRSGDVITAYESREFLTVLGAAGNQGRVAISKRNYSVLDALADAKGLDDQTADPRSVFLFTPAQAGVEGKPDLLPVVYQFDLTRPEQVALARDFSVREGQAIYISDAPFTQVQKVLSAFRVTMSAGFSATRQIDADKSGASGVNP, from the coding sequence ATGCAAATGACAGTCCCGGCCGCGGGCCCGCGCCGCATCGCGGCGCCGGCCCTGCTGCTGATCACCGTGCTGACGCTCAGCGGCTGCCAGCTGCCGCGCTCCGGCCCGATGCTGAGCGAAATGACGGGCGCCCACGAGAAAGATGTGATCGTGATGCCTGTCTCGCGCGAACTGGCGCGCGCCAGCCGGGTGGCCGACGTCGCCGATTTCCCGGTGCGCTACCGCGACCTCACGCAGGCCGGCTTCGACCGCCTGGTTCCCGGAGACGGCATCAACGTGAAGGTATGGGAGCGCGGCGGGCTGGGCGTGTTCGCCGCCGATCCCTCCGGCGTCAGCGACCTGGGCGTCCAGGAGCTGGATCGCAACGGCAATGTCTCCTTCCCCATCCTGGGAAAATTCCAGGCCGGCGGCATGACGCTGGCGCAGCTGCATGACGCCATCGTGGCGCGGCTGAGCCGGCTGGTCGCGGGCGCCGACGTCAGCGTGACCCGCGCCGCCGACGCGCGCGGCCAGATGGTGACGGTGCAGGGCAACCTGACCAAGCCCGGCATGTATCCGATCACGCAGACCGCCCAACGCCTGAGCAGCGCGTTGGCGCAGGCGGCACCGGTGCAGACCAACCCCGAACAGCTCGTCATCAGCCTGCGCCGCGACAACCAGGTGGCCTCGGTGCGGCTGTCGGACATTTACCGCAACCAGAACAACGACATCCTGCTGCGCTCCGGCGACGTCATCACCGCCTATGAATCGCGCGAGTTCCTGACCGTGCTGGGCGCGGCCGGCAACCAGGGGCGCGTGGCCATCAGCAAGCGCAACTACAGCGTGCTGGACGCGCTGGCCGATGCCAAGGGCCTGGACGACCAGACCGCCGACCCGCGCTCCGTCTTCCTGTTCACGCCGGCCCAGGCCGGCGTCGAGGGCAAGCCGGACCTGCTGCCGGTGGTGTACCAGTTCGACCTCACCCGCCCGGAGCAGGTGGCGCTGGCGCGCGACTTCAGCGTGCGCGAAGGCCAGGCCATCTACATCTCCGACGCGCCCTTCACCCAGGTGCAGAAGGTGCTGTCGGCCTTCCGCGTGACCATGAGCGCGGGCTTCAGCGCCACCCGGCAGATCGACGCCGACAAGTCCGGCGCCTCCGGCGTCAACCCATAG
- a CDS encoding ABC transporter permease — MSNEDRIKGWRARRKDSSYAVGAGVSAWRLDPAALFEAQAKPAVLLKPLLARLQGEPHDSVAARRTVYEAVQAELDAEITRAGVDETLADFSRRRLRLIVRLLEQDIRAGVAVFVPGYMPARLEAEDQRLAQAHARREERRRQDAARDARRHASRHDIALEMELPPGEAGDLAILRDRLNGLHARHQPRAAGEGWPSGRTLLALFVYQLHVMHGESRIALLWALVGPVVLLTLISSLYILMGTHYILGMDVQTFSLLGATTWIMFRQIVFRSSTAYVSARGLLNFQGVTPLMCALVQALLYVSVYLVVFVVLIGAGHALELITLPRSWPGFMLYVVLMACCAAAMGLLFGAIATFWHFFLRLAPVIERFLQIFSGVFFVSEQLPEHLRPWMLWLPFAHGMQLLRSAYFDAYASQDASLGYFLTSLVFLMVLALAAERLARPNVQPM, encoded by the coding sequence ATGAGCAACGAGGATCGGATCAAGGGATGGCGCGCGCGCAGAAAGGACAGCAGCTACGCGGTGGGAGCCGGCGTCTCGGCCTGGCGGCTGGACCCGGCCGCGCTGTTCGAGGCCCAGGCCAAGCCGGCCGTGCTGCTCAAGCCGCTGCTCGCGCGCCTGCAGGGCGAGCCGCATGACTCGGTGGCGGCGCGACGGACAGTGTACGAGGCGGTGCAGGCTGAGCTGGACGCCGAGATCACGCGCGCCGGCGTCGACGAGACGCTGGCCGACTTTTCCCGGCGGCGGCTGCGCCTCATCGTGCGGCTGCTCGAACAGGACATCCGCGCGGGCGTCGCGGTATTCGTCCCGGGCTACATGCCGGCCCGGCTGGAAGCCGAGGACCAGCGCCTGGCGCAGGCGCACGCGCGGCGCGAGGAACGGCGCAGGCAAGACGCGGCGCGCGACGCGCGACGCCACGCCTCGCGCCACGACATCGCGCTGGAAATGGAGCTGCCCCCGGGCGAGGCCGGCGACCTGGCGATCCTGCGGGACCGGTTGAACGGCCTGCATGCGCGGCATCAGCCGCGCGCGGCCGGCGAGGGCTGGCCCAGCGGCCGCACGCTGCTGGCGCTGTTCGTCTATCAGCTGCACGTGATGCATGGCGAAAGCCGCATCGCCCTGCTGTGGGCGCTGGTCGGCCCGGTGGTGCTGCTGACGCTGATCTCGTCGCTGTACATCCTGATGGGCACGCACTACATCCTGGGGATGGACGTGCAGACCTTCTCGCTGCTGGGTGCGACGACCTGGATCATGTTCCGGCAGATCGTGTTCCGCAGCAGCACGGCGTATGTGTCCGCGCGCGGCCTGCTGAATTTCCAGGGCGTGACGCCCCTGATGTGCGCGCTGGTGCAGGCGCTGCTGTACGTGTCGGTGTACCTGGTGGTGTTCGTGGTCCTGATCGGCGCCGGCCATGCGCTGGAACTCATCACGCTGCCCCGGAGCTGGCCGGGATTCATGCTGTACGTCGTGCTGATGGCCTGCTGCGCCGCCGCCATGGGCCTGCTGTTCGGCGCGATCGCGACCTTCTGGCACTTCTTCCTGCGGCTGGCGCCGGTGATCGAACGCTTCCTGCAGATCTTCTCGGGCGTGTTCTTCGTCTCGGAGCAGCTGCCCGAGCACCTGCGGCCCTGGATGCTGTGGCTGCCCTTCGCGCATGGCATGCAGCTATTGCGATCCGCCTACTTCGACGCGTACGCCTCGCAGGACGCGAGCCTGGGCTATTTCCTGACCTCGCTGGTGTTCCTGATGGTGCTCGCCCTGGCGGCCGAACGCCTGGCCCGCCCCAATGTCCAGCCGATGTGA